From the Pseudomonas baltica genome, one window contains:
- a CDS encoding GntR family transcriptional regulator, with protein MTFKAPDSLSEQIAHYLAERIIRGELKPGERIQEQKVTQALNVSRGSVREALLILQRRHLIVISPRRGAQVSELSAHKVQSLCSLMSEMYILLGIAVAQRWKVEADLAPFLVIQQRLEDAEARRDITAFVDDSFNVMRAAFSFADNPYLQETVENLQPAMSRNYYLALEQRKASMNEYLALFGELLAAVVARDPVRVRAVLTEYGARSCQLVLSALKAG; from the coding sequence ATGACGTTCAAGGCACCGGACAGCCTTTCCGAGCAGATTGCCCATTACCTGGCCGAGCGCATCATTCGCGGCGAGCTCAAACCCGGCGAGCGCATACAGGAACAAAAGGTCACGCAGGCTCTCAATGTCAGCCGTGGCTCGGTGCGCGAGGCGTTGCTGATCCTGCAGCGCCGGCACCTGATCGTGATTTCCCCGCGCCGTGGCGCCCAGGTCAGCGAACTCAGCGCCCACAAGGTGCAGAGTCTGTGCAGCCTGATGAGCGAAATGTACATCCTGCTCGGCATCGCCGTGGCCCAGCGCTGGAAGGTCGAAGCCGACCTCGCGCCGTTCCTGGTGATCCAGCAGCGCCTCGAGGATGCCGAGGCGCGTCGCGATATCACCGCGTTCGTCGACGACAGCTTCAATGTCATGCGCGCGGCGTTCTCGTTCGCCGACAACCCCTATCTGCAAGAAACCGTCGAGAACCTGCAACCCGCCATGAGCCGCAACTATTACCTGGCCCTCGAACAGCGCAAGGCCTCGATGAACGAATACCTGGCGCTGTTCGGCGAGCTGCTTGCCGCTGTGGTGGCCCGTGACCCAGTGCGCGTGCGTGCGGTACTTACCGAGTATGGCGCGCGCAGCTGCCAGTTGGTGCTGTCCGCCCTCAAGGCCGGCTGA
- the xdhA gene encoding xanthine dehydrogenase small subunit encodes MIQFLLNQQLRSEHALDPNMTVLEYLREHLHKPGTKEGCASGDCGACTVVVGELDINAEGREHIRYRSLNSCLTFVAALHGKQLLSVEDLKHQGQLHSVQQAMVDCHGSQCGFCTPGFVMSLFALQKNSDGADLHQAQEALAGNLCRCTGYRPILAAAEQACCQAQPDQFDAREASTIAQLKAIAPKATAELADADKRCLLPLTVADLAELYAQQPDARLLAGGTDLALEVTQFHRPLPVMIYVGNVAEMKRIDTFADRLEIGAATPLTDCYAALAAEYPDFGALLHRFASLQIRNQGTLGGNIGNASPIGDSPPLLIALGAQVVLRQGLSTRTLPLQDYFIDYRVTVRRPGEFIEKIIVPRADTAWRFRAYKLSKRLDDDISAVCAAFNLRVEQGLVVEARLAFGGMAAIPKRARAAEAALIGQPWTAATVEAAGAALADDFTPLSDFRASKEYRLLSAQNLLRKYFIELNTPHIETRVTAYV; translated from the coding sequence GTGATCCAGTTTCTTCTCAACCAGCAATTGCGCAGCGAGCACGCGCTGGACCCCAACATGACGGTGTTGGAGTACTTGCGCGAGCATCTGCACAAGCCCGGCACCAAAGAAGGCTGCGCCAGCGGTGACTGTGGCGCCTGTACCGTGGTAGTCGGCGAGCTGGACATCAACGCCGAGGGCCGCGAGCACATCCGTTATCGCAGCCTCAATTCGTGCCTGACGTTCGTGGCGGCCCTGCACGGCAAGCAACTGCTCAGCGTTGAAGACCTCAAACATCAGGGGCAACTGCACAGCGTGCAGCAGGCCATGGTCGACTGCCACGGCTCACAGTGCGGTTTCTGCACGCCGGGCTTCGTCATGTCACTGTTCGCCCTGCAGAAGAACAGCGACGGCGCCGACTTGCATCAGGCGCAGGAGGCTCTGGCCGGCAACCTGTGCCGCTGCACCGGCTACCGGCCGATCCTCGCCGCTGCCGAGCAAGCCTGCTGCCAGGCGCAGCCGGACCAGTTCGATGCCCGCGAGGCCAGCACCATCGCCCAGCTCAAGGCCATCGCGCCCAAGGCCACCGCCGAACTGGCAGATGCCGACAAACGCTGCCTGCTGCCGCTGACCGTGGCCGACCTCGCCGAGCTGTATGCCCAGCAGCCCGATGCCCGGCTGTTGGCCGGCGGCACCGATCTGGCGTTGGAAGTGACCCAGTTCCATCGCCCGCTACCGGTAATGATCTACGTCGGCAACGTCGCCGAGATGAAGCGCATCGACACCTTCGCCGATCGCCTGGAAATCGGCGCCGCGACGCCGCTGACCGATTGCTACGCGGCGCTGGCTGCGGAGTACCCGGACTTCGGCGCCCTGCTGCACCGCTTCGCCTCCCTGCAGATCCGCAACCAGGGCACCCTGGGCGGCAATATCGGCAATGCCTCGCCCATCGGCGACTCGCCGCCGCTGCTGATCGCTCTCGGCGCGCAGGTGGTGCTGCGCCAAGGCCTCAGCACTCGCACCCTGCCCTTGCAGGACTATTTCATCGACTACCGGGTGACCGTGCGCCGGCCCGGCGAATTCATCGAAAAGATCATCGTGCCGCGTGCCGACACGGCCTGGCGTTTCCGTGCCTACAAACTGTCGAAACGCCTGGACGACGACATTTCCGCGGTGTGTGCGGCGTTCAATCTGCGCGTCGAGCAGGGGCTGGTGGTTGAGGCGCGCCTGGCGTTCGGCGGGATGGCGGCGATTCCCAAGCGGGCGCGAGCCGCCGAGGCGGCGCTGATCGGTCAGCCGTGGACAGCGGCGACTGTCGAAGCCGCCGGTGCCGCGCTGGCCGATGACTTCACACCGCTGTCGGACTTTCGCGCCAGCAAGGAATACCGCCTGCTGAGCGCGCAGAACCTGCTGCGCAAATACTTCATCGAGCTCAATACGCCGCATATCGAAACCCGGGTGACCGCCTATGTCTAA